From a region of the Leptospira kmetyi serovar Malaysia str. Bejo-Iso9 genome:
- a CDS encoding DUF4442 domain-containing protein → MNPIRFLSLFFFQLNMLLRWPVYWRCGGRILRISQDFREMKVKLPFNRKTRGLMGTHFGGSLYAFVDPIPLFLLKHNLGDPYLLWDTDVFIRYVKATSQDVFADVKISSENILKIKEECDQKKKTNFDIDIEVIEGNGTLVAQVRKTIYVRKKPDFSKRKASTVKK, encoded by the coding sequence ATGAATCCGATCCGCTTTTTATCCTTGTTTTTCTTTCAGCTGAATATGCTTCTTCGGTGGCCTGTGTATTGGCGTTGCGGAGGGAGAATTTTACGGATCTCGCAGGACTTTCGGGAAATGAAGGTCAAACTTCCATTCAACCGCAAAACCAGAGGATTGATGGGAACCCATTTCGGAGGTTCTCTTTACGCGTTCGTGGACCCGATTCCCTTGTTTTTACTCAAACATAATTTGGGAGATCCGTATCTTCTCTGGGACACGGACGTTTTTATACGTTATGTGAAAGCGACGTCTCAAGACGTGTTTGCGGACGTTAAGATTTCCTCCGAAAACATTCTGAAAATCAAGGAAGAATGCGATCAAAAGAAAAAGACGAATTTCGACATAGACATCGAAGTGATTGAGGGAAACGGAACCCTCGTCGCGCAGGTCCGCAAGACGATCTACGTCCGCAAAAAACCGGACTTCTCCAAAAGAAAAGCGTCAACCGTCAAAAAATAA
- a CDS encoding sodium:solute symporter family protein → MFSILDWSILSLYLFFAFGAGVLLSPKAGKSLVSYFVADRKLPWWWLGTSMVATTFAADTPLVITGFVAADGISANWFWWSWAIGYMAMTVFFAGKWRRMEVLTDVEFVELRYGGKPAVILRMVKAFYLSILVNSIVLGWVFKAMSKITGPFLDWKDLIGADAFSIVQSLWPSFLIFDSLNNTITVLILFLVVVIYSSMGGIQGVILTDLVQFALGMGGAILFAFYAVSSQGGISGLLTKMEEVYPDQHESILSFWPDFQDASLPFTVFLIFVSVQWWAQYYSDGSGYLAQRIHTAKNPKEAEKGSLWFNVANFMVRTWPWVLTALVTLVVFPLHDPTRYFSEGQLVAGDREMGYPVLMKLILPSGVLGIVFASLMAAFMSTADTHINWGASYLVNDFYLRFLHPSADDKTLVRVSRIAVVLMSIIAILVATQIQSIASAWKFLLAFASGMGLPQILRWIWWRTNAWTELSGMITALILSLILYPTFPDVRSEYLLFWVAIGSVIVSIVVTLLTPPVPQETLDAFVKRVEPFGFWKGRDSKEKLDEFREKIVLWILGTVALFFGMFSLGYFFLLRFPQGAFCLIGFAFFGTVYWRKEFGPKAKV, encoded by the coding sequence ATGTTCAGCATCCTCGATTGGTCCATTCTTTCCTTGTATCTCTTTTTTGCGTTCGGCGCGGGAGTTCTGCTTTCTCCAAAGGCGGGTAAAAGTCTCGTTTCGTATTTCGTAGCCGATCGTAAACTTCCTTGGTGGTGGCTCGGAACTTCGATGGTGGCGACTACGTTTGCGGCGGATACTCCGCTTGTGATCACTGGTTTTGTCGCAGCGGATGGAATTTCGGCGAACTGGTTTTGGTGGAGCTGGGCGATCGGTTATATGGCGATGACCGTTTTTTTTGCGGGCAAATGGAGGAGAATGGAAGTTCTGACCGACGTGGAGTTCGTCGAACTTCGATACGGCGGCAAACCTGCCGTGATCCTTCGCATGGTCAAAGCGTTCTATTTAAGTATATTAGTAAATTCGATTGTACTCGGATGGGTGTTTAAGGCGATGTCCAAGATCACGGGTCCGTTTTTGGATTGGAAGGATCTGATCGGCGCGGACGCTTTTTCGATCGTACAAAGTTTGTGGCCTTCTTTTTTAATATTCGATTCTTTGAATAATACGATCACCGTTTTGATTTTATTTTTGGTCGTCGTGATCTACAGCAGTATGGGAGGAATCCAAGGTGTGATTCTTACCGACTTGGTTCAGTTCGCTTTGGGAATGGGAGGCGCGATCCTCTTCGCTTTTTATGCGGTTTCCAGTCAGGGAGGAATTTCCGGTCTTCTTACCAAGATGGAGGAGGTTTATCCCGATCAACACGAATCGATTTTGAGTTTTTGGCCGGACTTTCAGGACGCCTCTTTGCCGTTTACGGTTTTTCTAATATTCGTTTCCGTTCAATGGTGGGCTCAGTATTATTCGGACGGTTCCGGTTATCTCGCACAAAGAATTCACACCGCAAAAAATCCGAAGGAAGCGGAGAAGGGTTCCCTTTGGTTCAACGTCGCCAACTTTATGGTGAGAACCTGGCCCTGGGTTTTGACCGCGCTCGTCACGTTAGTCGTCTTTCCCTTGCACGATCCTACGAGATATTTTTCGGAGGGACAACTCGTCGCGGGAGATCGCGAAATGGGTTATCCGGTTTTGATGAAGCTCATTCTTCCGAGCGGAGTTTTGGGAATCGTGTTCGCGAGTTTGATGGCCGCCTTTATGTCGACGGCCGATACGCATATCAACTGGGGCGCGAGTTATCTCGTGAACGATTTTTATCTTAGATTTTTACACCCGAGCGCGGACGATAAGACCTTGGTGAGAGTGAGCCGGATCGCGGTCGTTCTGATGTCGATCATCGCGATCCTCGTCGCAACGCAGATTCAATCGATTGCAAGCGCGTGGAAATTTCTTTTGGCGTTCGCGTCGGGGATGGGTTTGCCTCAAATTCTCAGATGGATTTGGTGGAGAACCAACGCTTGGACCGAACTCTCGGGAATGATCACCGCGTTGATTCTTTCCTTGATCTTATACCCGACGTTTCCGGACGTCCGATCGGAATATCTTTTGTTCTGGGTGGCGATCGGTTCCGTGATCGTGTCGATCGTGGTTACGCTTTTGACTCCTCCGGTTCCGCAGGAAACGTTAGACGCCTTTGTAAAAAGGGTAGAACCTTTCGGTTTTTGGAAAGGACGGGACAGCAAGGAAAAACTGGACGAGTTTCGGGAAAAGATCGTTCTTTGGATTCTCGGAACGGTCGCGTTGTTCTTCGGAATGTTTTCCTTGGGATATTTTTTCCTTCTGCGGTTTCCGCAAGGCGCCTTTTGTCTGATCGGTTTTGCGTTTTTCGGAACTGTTTATTGGAGAAAAGAATTCGGACCTAAGGCAAAAGTATAA
- a CDS encoding putative peptidyl-prolyl cis-trans isomerase, with product MNRSQQTYAKTFFFAGMFVFLFLQKPVQTAESVNRVIATVGTVSISELDLDDAGEKYNRLQKHLKHEDFRKSLRTRIIDFLIDRAIVDVVSEEESIQVNEQRVESEIEKRMEVMGITSRKQFEKAMEASSGMSFELWVTELPYQIKKGQLLQLKIAVPPPSESEIRNWYNQNKDKVGFEIRYRIISIAPENDSVQEENKLYKEVSEIRKSVIADPSSFSLVAGSPRNDPALRSRRGLVEWISSFDLYKYSKVTATIAAPLPNGGISDVFRDERKRYCILKIEGKRPTPMENLRGGIQNILYRDKEEDTFHKWLKESRAEIPIQIFDDSYRKENKIPLKEETFHLD from the coding sequence ATGAACCGTTCGCAACAAACATACGCAAAAACCTTCTTCTTTGCAGGAATGTTTGTGTTTCTATTTCTTCAAAAACCGGTTCAAACCGCCGAATCGGTAAACCGGGTCATCGCCACGGTGGGAACGGTTTCCATTTCGGAACTCGATCTGGACGACGCCGGTGAAAAATACAACCGTCTTCAAAAACATTTAAAACACGAGGACTTCCGTAAATCCCTCAGAACGAGAATCATAGATTTTCTCATCGACCGCGCGATCGTGGACGTGGTTTCCGAAGAAGAATCGATCCAAGTCAACGAACAAAGGGTCGAGTCCGAAATCGAAAAAAGAATGGAAGTGATGGGAATCACCAGCCGCAAACAATTCGAAAAGGCGATGGAAGCTTCTTCGGGAATGTCCTTCGAACTCTGGGTTACGGAACTTCCGTATCAAATCAAAAAGGGTCAACTTCTTCAGTTGAAAATCGCGGTTCCTCCTCCGAGCGAAAGCGAGATCCGAAACTGGTACAATCAAAACAAGGACAAGGTCGGATTCGAAATTCGTTATAGAATCATTTCGATCGCTCCCGAAAACGATTCGGTCCAAGAAGAAAACAAACTCTATAAGGAAGTTTCCGAAATCAGAAAATCGGTGATCGCCGATCCTTCTTCCTTTTCTCTGGTCGCGGGTTCTCCGAGAAACGATCCCGCGCTCCGATCCAGAAGAGGACTTGTGGAATGGATTTCCTCCTTTGATCTTTATAAATACAGCAAGGTCACGGCGACGATCGCGGCCCCTCTTCCCAACGGAGGAATTTCGGACGTGTTTCGAGACGAACGTAAAAGATATTGCATACTCAAAATCGAGGGCAAACGACCGACCCCGATGGAAAACCTGCGCGGAGGAATTCAAAACATTCTTTATCGGGACAAAGAAGAAGACACGTTTCACAAATGGTTGAAGGAATCGAGAGCCGAAATCCCGATTCAGATCTTCGACGATTCCTACAGAAAAGAAAATAAAATTCCTCTCAAAGAAGAGACGTTTCACCTGGATTGA
- a CDS encoding aspartate kinase: protein MANIIVQKYGGTSVGTPERIQNVAKRIKSYHDKGQQVAVVVSAMGHTTDELVDLAAKISSNPPKREMDMLLSTGEQISTALLAMALWEIGVPATSFTGSQIKLLTDGNFSNAKIMEIDRSRIDSAFKEGKVVIIAGFQGIDAEENITTLGRGGSDTSAVAVAAVLGAKECEIYTDVDGVYTADPRVVPNAKKHTQITYEEMLELASLGAGVLHSRSVELGMNYDVVIHVRSSFNENQGTLVVSEDKIMEKLKVSGVTAKSDQARITIAGVPDKPGLAAGLFGELSSKHILVDMIVQSSPHNGINTISFTIPKKDVLEAKPILQGFSKAHNAKEPEINESIAIVSAVGVGMKSHVGVAAGMFKALADNGINIEMISTSEIKISCVIPEDQAKVAINKIHDVFGLSA from the coding sequence ATGGCAAACATCATCGTTCAAAAATACGGCGGAACTTCCGTGGGAACCCCGGAAAGAATCCAGAACGTTGCAAAAAGAATCAAGTCCTACCACGACAAAGGACAACAGGTCGCAGTTGTGGTCTCCGCGATGGGACATACCACGGACGAACTCGTGGATCTCGCGGCTAAAATTTCATCGAACCCTCCGAAACGGGAAATGGATATGCTCCTTTCCACGGGAGAACAAATTTCAACGGCCCTTCTCGCCATGGCCCTTTGGGAAATCGGAGTTCCCGCAACTTCTTTTACGGGCTCTCAAATCAAACTTCTTACGGACGGAAACTTCTCCAACGCGAAGATCATGGAGATCGATCGTTCCCGAATCGACTCCGCATTCAAAGAAGGAAAGGTAGTCATCATCGCGGGATTTCAAGGAATCGACGCGGAAGAAAACATCACCACTTTGGGAAGAGGCGGCTCGGATACTTCCGCGGTCGCAGTCGCGGCGGTTCTCGGCGCGAAAGAATGTGAAATTTATACGGACGTGGACGGAGTTTATACCGCCGATCCGAGAGTCGTTCCGAACGCAAAAAAACATACGCAGATCACTTACGAAGAAATGCTCGAACTTGCGAGTTTAGGCGCGGGAGTTCTTCATTCCAGAAGCGTCGAATTAGGAATGAACTACGACGTGGTCATTCACGTCCGCTCCAGCTTCAACGAAAACCAAGGAACCCTTGTAGTGAGCGAGGATAAGATTATGGAAAAATTAAAAGTAAGCGGAGTCACCGCAAAGAGCGATCAGGCGAGAATTACGATCGCGGGCGTTCCCGATAAACCGGGTTTAGCCGCGGGACTTTTCGGAGAACTCAGCTCCAAACATATTCTTGTGGATATGATCGTACAATCCTCTCCGCATAACGGAATCAATACGATCTCCTTTACGATTCCTAAAAAGGACGTTCTCGAAGCGAAACCGATCCTTCAGGGATTTTCAAAGGCGCATAACGCGAAAGAGCCCGAAATCAACGAAAGTATCGCGATCGTTTCCGCGGTCGGAGTGGGAATGAAATCGCACGTCGGAGTTGCGGCGGGAATGTTCAAAGCGCTCGCGGACAACGGAATCAACATCGAAATGATCTCCACTTCCGAAATCAAAATCTCCTGTGTGATCCCCGAAGATCAGGCGAAAGTCGCGATCAACAAGATCCACGACGTGTTCGGCCTTTCGGCATAA
- a CDS encoding spiro-SPASM protein, with product MKFPISHSAVFFNPETASLLGSLSSTERENLLRLSLKKLSGILPDSKVFFNSWPFDSKLNIYNFLNIQILENSSEIAFLKKISAELPASRTGDPDWDDASFFYFTGLFPCLDADLSAEIYARHDRYLSQYSYSENLPAGIVPTILSREFTNAIPDTIQNGAQEYLNKNINHFDVEIFYHAPDLRQYRLDFSLKNKRSLNLVRGFLKSKEEWSYSEILPWIQTHPEVFRTGPSYLELEVYRGCELACGFCPRQFVSNETDGTFLSPAILEKLIQQQEESFSNEYSVCFGGLGEPLLHPEFTKLVSTVLHSSPNLLQELMIETALYTNLDSILDFLNTLDQASKEKITWIVNLTTRNPEKYANLYSKKESDRVLSNLEKLGKVFPKNRIYLQFLKIQEVEEEVEAWVDETEKQGYGVVLQKYNRYAGLMPEKRVTDLTPIQREFCWHLNRDLYVNSDGSVSVCKQTHGKESGNLHNETLMQIWQKGLSSFANSLNGKHETTNAPCLSCDEWYTFNA from the coding sequence ATGAAATTTCCGATTTCCCATTCTGCGGTTTTTTTCAATCCGGAAACCGCTTCCCTTTTGGGTTCCTTGTCTTCGACGGAAAGGGAGAATCTGCTCCGCCTTTCCCTGAAAAAACTTTCGGGAATTCTGCCGGATTCCAAGGTCTTTTTCAACTCCTGGCCCTTCGACTCAAAACTAAACATATACAATTTTTTGAATATTCAGATTTTGGAAAATTCTTCCGAAATCGCGTTTCTAAAAAAGATTTCGGCGGAACTTCCCGCTTCCAGAACCGGAGATCCGGATTGGGACGACGCTTCCTTTTTTTATTTCACCGGACTTTTTCCCTGTTTGGACGCGGATCTAAGCGCGGAGATCTACGCAAGACACGATCGATATCTTTCCCAATACTCTTACAGTGAAAATCTTCCCGCCGGAATCGTTCCCACGATTCTTTCGAGGGAATTTACGAACGCGATCCCCGATACGATTCAAAACGGCGCACAGGAATATCTGAATAAGAACATCAATCATTTCGACGTGGAGATTTTTTATCACGCTCCGGATCTTCGTCAGTACAGACTCGACTTCTCCTTAAAAAACAAAAGATCCTTAAACTTGGTTCGGGGATTTTTAAAATCCAAGGAAGAATGGAGTTATTCGGAAATTCTTCCTTGGATCCAAACTCATCCCGAAGTTTTTAGAACCGGCCCTTCGTATCTCGAACTCGAAGTCTATCGCGGATGCGAACTCGCTTGCGGTTTTTGTCCGAGACAATTCGTTTCCAACGAAACGGACGGAACGTTTTTAAGCCCCGCGATTTTGGAAAAACTAATCCAACAACAGGAAGAATCCTTTTCCAACGAATACAGCGTTTGTTTCGGCGGACTCGGAGAACCTCTTTTGCATCCCGAGTTTACGAAACTCGTATCGACCGTTCTTCATTCTTCTCCGAATCTTCTTCAGGAGCTGATGATAGAAACCGCGTTGTATACGAACCTCGATTCTATTTTAGATTTTTTGAATACGTTGGATCAGGCTTCCAAGGAAAAGATCACCTGGATCGTGAACCTCACGACCCGCAATCCCGAAAAATACGCGAACCTTTACAGCAAAAAAGAATCGGATCGAGTTCTTTCCAACTTGGAGAAGTTGGGAAAAGTTTTTCCTAAAAATCGGATCTATCTTCAATTCTTAAAAATCCAGGAAGTAGAAGAAGAGGTCGAAGCCTGGGTGGACGAAACCGAAAAACAAGGATACGGAGTCGTTCTTCAAAAATACAACCGTTACGCGGGATTGATGCCGGAAAAACGGGTCACCGATCTGACTCCGATTCAAAGAGAATTCTGCTGGCATCTCAACCGGGATCTTTACGTGAATTCGGACGGAAGCGTTTCCGTTTGTAAACAAACCCACGGAAAAGAATCCGGAAATCTACACAATGAAACCTTAATGCAGATTTGGCAAAAAGGACTTTCGTCCTTTGCAAATTCCTTAAACGGAAAACACGAAACCACGAACGCTCCCTGTTTGAGTTGCGATGAATGGTATACGTTCAACGCGTAA
- a CDS encoding methyl-accepting chemotaxis protein, with amino-acid sequence MSIRFRISLYLSVVLFIGFSVLAGFNSYSAYQNLKKEVISSSEVTAERWTFEVKDHLDTTMALIRGFRFPLLFASPGRTEVIRSLREILKRNDNLYGASVAYEPNAYDGKDAQFVNTPGHDSTGRFVPYLHRGKTKEEIVLEPCKFYDSTGPEGDWYQIPKKLNDPFVTDPYYYEIEGNVKILMISLTVPISADNRYYGMAGIDYQLEELQKLIGNTKPFRDQGYVALISPKGIYAVNGLDKGLVGKSIPEEHMQTYLKLSQEGKKFTADADGYTHYLFPFHIGKEKRFWVMQVSIPNSIYRDDIAGILFRSFVSTLVILIVVLLSLNFIFQKLISSGLLKAIGFSEEIAKGNLVAQSSHEQQDEIGTLLGSMNQMRENLLKVVREIGASASKLKGTSQKMADSSRSFSDVAQTQASAAEESSAAVEELAASAQNVGKSMEKAVSSMKEIDGNVDRLKEQIANINREMQDLVRLAAESKEQGVTGESAMIASTSAMGAIGESASRITEILSIITEISEKTNLLALNAAIEAARAGEAGKGFAVVAEEIGKLASQTSTSVQEIGALVNSTNNAVLNGNTKVSEASNVLKKLREQVEEFDRYAKNVLTSVKTQEENTKEISQSANELMTFSLQIEEAVLEQKRATDEITKTIVSISDGTQEIAAGADDLTSFSGEMHGQAEQLGQLIGKFKVADGDLNQSTEKNS; translated from the coding sequence ATGAGCATTCGTTTTCGCATTTCGCTTTATCTTTCCGTCGTTCTTTTCATCGGATTTTCGGTTTTAGCCGGTTTCAATTCTTACAGCGCGTATCAAAATCTAAAAAAAGAAGTGATCAGCAGTTCGGAAGTAACCGCAGAACGATGGACTTTCGAAGTAAAGGATCATTTGGATACGACGATGGCCTTGATTCGAGGTTTCCGTTTTCCTCTTCTATTCGCTTCTCCCGGCAGAACTGAAGTGATCCGTTCTCTTCGAGAAATATTAAAGCGAAATGATAATTTATATGGAGCAAGCGTCGCCTACGAACCGAACGCGTACGACGGAAAGGACGCGCAGTTCGTCAATACCCCCGGACACGATTCCACGGGAAGATTCGTTCCGTATCTTCATCGCGGAAAAACAAAGGAAGAAATCGTTCTCGAACCTTGCAAGTTCTACGATAGCACCGGCCCGGAAGGGGATTGGTACCAGATTCCGAAAAAACTCAACGACCCTTTCGTGACCGATCCGTATTATTACGAAATCGAAGGTAATGTCAAAATTCTCATGATCTCGCTCACGGTTCCCATCAGCGCGGACAACCGTTATTACGGAATGGCCGGAATCGATTATCAGTTGGAGGAACTCCAAAAGCTGATCGGAAATACGAAACCGTTTCGAGATCAGGGATACGTGGCTCTGATTTCACCTAAGGGGATTTATGCGGTCAACGGCTTGGATAAGGGTTTGGTCGGTAAGTCGATTCCCGAAGAGCATATGCAAACGTATCTCAAACTCAGCCAGGAAGGAAAAAAATTCACTGCGGACGCGGACGGTTATACGCATTATCTGTTTCCGTTTCATATCGGAAAAGAAAAAAGATTTTGGGTGATGCAGGTAAGCATTCCGAATTCGATTTATCGGGACGACATCGCGGGCATTCTGTTTCGAAGTTTTGTTTCCACGTTAGTCATATTGATCGTCGTTCTTTTGAGTTTGAATTTTATATTCCAAAAATTGATTTCTTCCGGACTTCTCAAAGCGATCGGTTTCTCCGAAGAAATCGCAAAGGGAAATCTTGTCGCACAAAGTTCTCACGAACAACAAGACGAAATCGGAACCCTTCTCGGTTCGATGAACCAGATGCGGGAGAATCTTTTGAAAGTCGTTCGTGAAATCGGAGCCTCCGCTTCCAAACTCAAAGGAACGTCTCAGAAAATGGCGGATTCTTCGAGAAGTTTTTCCGATGTCGCACAAACACAAGCGTCCGCTGCGGAAGAATCTTCGGCGGCTGTCGAAGAACTCGCGGCTTCGGCACAAAACGTCGGAAAGTCCATGGAGAAAGCGGTTTCCAGCATGAAAGAAATCGACGGAAACGTGGATCGTCTTAAAGAACAAATTGCGAACATCAATCGGGAAATGCAGGATCTCGTTAGGCTCGCCGCCGAATCCAAAGAACAAGGTGTGACCGGAGAAAGTGCGATGATCGCTTCCACAAGCGCCATGGGCGCCATCGGTGAAAGCGCGTCTCGGATTACGGAAATTCTTTCCATCATCACCGAGATTTCGGAAAAGACAAACCTTCTCGCGTTAAACGCAGCCATCGAAGCAGCAAGAGCCGGAGAAGCAGGAAAAGGATTCGCAGTCGTTGCGGAAGAAATCGGAAAACTTGCTTCACAGACTTCCACGAGTGTTCAAGAAATCGGGGCGTTAGTAAATTCCACAAACAACGCCGTATTAAACGGAAATACGAAAGTCTCGGAAGCGTCTAACGTTCTTAAAAAACTCAGAGAACAAGTCGAAGAATTCGATCGTTACGCAAAGAACGTTTTGACTTCGGTGAAAACTCAGGAAGAAAACACGAAAGAAATTTCTCAAAGCGCGAACGAACTCATGACCTTCAGTTTACAAATCGAAGAAGCGGTTCTCGAACAAAAAAGAGCAACGGACGAAATCACAAAAACGATCGTGAGCATCTCCGACGGAACTCAGGAAATCGCCGCGGGCGCGGACGATCTCACTTCATTCTCGGGTGAAATGCACGGACAAGCCGAACAACTCGGACAACTCATCGGCAAGTTCAAAGTCGCCGATGGCGATCTCAATCAATCAACGGAGAAAAATTCATGA
- a CDS encoding methyl-accepting chemotaxis protein, whose product MSIRVRISLYLSVVLFIGFSILAAINSVTSYQNLKSEVENNSAITSERWSLEVKDILDSAMFYARGFRSPLIFTSPSREQIIVSMKEVIERNPTFFALWLVYEPNLYDGKDAQYRNASAHDGSGRFVPYVFQSGEKGKALIEPSINYDKTDGSGDYYQIPKKNNTYFVSEPYLYKAGNQEVMMLSIVAPISKDGFFRGACGIDLRIEELQKKFGEEKPFRGQGFMTLISPSGLYGVNGKDPSLIGKKIPDKAELDHFLKFAHEGKNFTYNSEGHTHYYFPFHVGKDKRYWVMQVSVPDSIYQSEVLSILFKSYVAAILILISVLICLSFIFQKLITTGLLKAIGFSEEIAKGNLVVEKTYHRSDEIGTLLHSMNQMRENLLKVVREIGGSAHTLKGTSEKMADSSRSFSDVAQTQASAAEESSAAVEELAASAQNVGKSMEKAVSSMKEIDGNVDRLKEQIANINREMQDLVRLAAESKEQGVTGESAMIASTSAMAAIGESASRITEILSIITEISEKTNLLALNAAIEAARAGEAGKGFAVVAEEIGKLASQTSTSVQEIGALVNSTNNAVLNGNTKVSEASNVLKKLREQVEEFDRYAKNVLTSVKTQEENTKEISQSANELMTFSLQIEEAVLEQKRATDEITKTIVSISDGTQEIAAGADDLTSFSGNMHGQAENLGQLVGKFKTN is encoded by the coding sequence ATGAGTATTCGAGTTCGTATTTCGCTTTATTTGTCAGTGGTTTTGTTTATCGGATTCAGCATTCTTGCCGCAATCAATTCTGTCACTTCGTATCAGAATCTTAAATCCGAAGTGGAAAATAATTCCGCGATCACTTCCGAACGTTGGTCCTTGGAAGTGAAGGACATTCTCGACTCCGCGATGTTTTACGCGAGAGGCTTTCGTTCTCCTTTGATTTTTACTTCTCCGTCTCGGGAACAGATCATCGTTTCGATGAAGGAAGTCATCGAAAGAAATCCCACGTTCTTCGCTCTTTGGCTCGTCTACGAACCGAATCTTTACGACGGAAAAGACGCTCAATATCGAAACGCTTCCGCGCACGACGGAAGCGGAAGATTCGTTCCGTATGTCTTTCAATCCGGTGAAAAAGGTAAAGCGCTCATTGAACCTTCCATCAACTACGATAAGACCGACGGAAGCGGAGACTATTATCAGATTCCGAAAAAGAACAACACGTACTTCGTTTCCGAACCGTATCTTTATAAAGCGGGCAATCAAGAAGTTATGATGCTTTCGATCGTCGCGCCGATCAGCAAAGACGGATTCTTTCGAGGAGCTTGCGGGATCGACTTGAGAATCGAAGAACTTCAAAAAAAATTCGGGGAAGAAAAACCGTTTCGCGGTCAAGGATTTATGACGTTGATTTCTCCGAGCGGTTTATACGGCGTCAACGGGAAAGATCCTTCTTTGATCGGAAAGAAAATTCCGGACAAAGCCGAGCTGGATCACTTTTTAAAATTCGCACACGAAGGAAAGAATTTCACGTACAACTCGGAAGGACATACGCACTACTACTTTCCGTTTCACGTCGGTAAGGACAAACGATATTGGGTAATGCAGGTCAGCGTTCCCGATTCCATTTATCAAAGCGAAGTGTTGAGCATTCTTTTTAAAAGTTATGTTGCGGCGATTTTGATTTTGATTTCGGTTTTAATCTGTTTGAGTTTTATATTCCAAAAATTGATTACTACCGGACTTCTCAAAGCGATCGGTTTCTCGGAGGAAATCGCGAAGGGAAATCTAGTCGTTGAAAAAACGTATCACCGCTCCGACGAAATCGGAACTCTTCTTCATTCGATGAACCAGATGCGGGAGAATCTTTTGAAAGTCGTTCGTGAAATCGGAGGTTCCGCACATACTCTCAAAGGAACTTCGGAGAAGATGGCGGATTCTTCGAGAAGTTTTTCCGATGTCGCACAAACACAAGCGTCCGCTGCGGAAGAATCTTCGGCGGCTGTCGAAGAACTCGCGGCTTCCGCGCAGAACGTCGGAAAGTCCATGGAGAAAGCGGTTTCCAGCATGAAAGAAATCGATGGAAACGTGGATCGTCTTAAAGAACAAATTGCGAACATCAATCGGGAAATGCAGGATCTCGTTAGGCTTGCCGCCGAATCCAAAGAACAAGGTGTGACCGGAGAAAGTGCGATGATCGCTTCCACAAGCGCTATGGCGGCGATCGGTGAAAGCGCGTCTCGGATTACGGAAATTCTTTCCATCATCACCGAGATTTCGGAAAAGACAAATTTGTTGGCACTCAACGCCGCCATCGAAGCAGCAAGAGCCGGAGAAGCGGGAAAAGGATTCGCAGTCGTCGCGGAAGAAATCGGAAAACTTGCTTCGCAGACTTCCACGAGCGTTCAAGAAATCGGGGCTCTTGTAAACTCTACAAACAACGCCGTATTAAACGGAAATACGAAAGTTTCGGAAGCGTCTAACGTTCTTAAAAAACTCAGAGAACAAGTCGAAGAATTCGATCGTTACGCAAAGAACGTTTTGACTTCGGTGAAAACTCAGGAAGAAAACACGAAAGAAATTTCTCAAAGCGCGAACGAACTCATGACCTTCAGTTTACAAATCGAAGAAGCAGTTCTCGAACAAAAAAGAGCCACGGACGAAATCACAAAAACGATCGTGAGCATCTCCGACGGAACTCAGGAAATCGCCGCGGGCGCGGACGATCTCACGTCATTCTCGGGAAACATGCACGGACAAGCCGAAAACCTCGGACAATTAGTGGGCAAGTTTAAGACCAACTAA